The Actinomycetota bacterium genome window below encodes:
- a CDS encoding TrkA family potassium uptake protein, with translation MTRGEDMYVVIVGCGRVGSALALGLIEEGHKVAVVDEDEDALLRLGEHFPGDFVHGVGIDIKALQRVHTENADAFVAATDGDNTNLVAAQLAKERFGVKCVVTRVYDPHRAKFFKEQMGIRTICPTADTINLLATAVRTCEVNP, from the coding sequence ATGACCAGAGGTGAGGATATGTATGTTGTCATAGTAGGGTGCGGCAGGGTCGGTTCGGCGCTGGCCCTCGGTCTGATAGAAGAAGGGCACAAGGTAGCCGTCGTCGACGAGGACGAAGACGCCCTCCTGCGGCTCGGCGAGCACTTCCCGGGTGATTTCGTCCATGGGGTCGGAATCGATATCAAGGCCCTGCAGCGCGTCCATACCGAGAACGCCGACGCTTTCGTCGCGGCCACTGATGGAGATAACACCAACCTGGTGGCAGCTCAACTGGCAAAAGAGCGTTTCGGCGTGAAATGCGTGGTCACCAGGGTCTACGATCCCCATCGGGCAAAGTTCTTCAAGGAGCAGATGGGCATCCGCACGATCTGCCCGACTGCCGACACAATCAACCTCCTGGCCACCGCGGTCAGGACCTGCGAGGTGAATCCCTGA
- a CDS encoding NAD-binding protein produces MFVVIAGGGKVGRTLARILMSRDNEVMMIEQDRRRYQRLTQEFEEVVMYGDATEIFNLERAGIERADVVAAVTGDDEDNIIICQVASHKFKVAKSIARVNNPENQEAFDVLGVAPTVSATNSLLSLIEHEMPAHRLVHLLNLKKENLEIVEVMVEDGSPLAAKRIEEISLPAGVLLISILRDSKALIPQGSTELLVGDQILAILEPGREAELTELFLSG; encoded by the coding sequence ATGTTCGTAGTTATCGCGGGAGGGGGAAAAGTAGGCCGTACCCTGGCGCGCATCCTCATGTCCAGGGATAACGAAGTCATGATGATCGAGCAGGACCGCCGCCGCTACCAGCGACTTACCCAGGAATTCGAGGAAGTGGTCATGTACGGCGACGCCACCGAGATCTTCAACCTGGAGCGGGCCGGTATCGAGCGCGCCGATGTGGTCGCGGCTGTCACCGGCGACGATGAGGACAACATCATCATCTGCCAGGTAGCCAGCCACAAGTTCAAGGTTGCCAAGTCCATCGCCAGGGTCAACAATCCCGAGAACCAGGAAGCATTCGATGTGCTGGGGGTGGCGCCGACCGTGTCGGCCACCAATTCGCTGCTGTCACTCATCGAGCATGAGATGCCGGCTCACCGCCTGGTGCACCTGCTCAATCTCAAGAAGGAGAATCTGGAGATCGTCGAGGTGATGGTCGAGGATGGCTCACCGCTGGCGGCCAAGCGCATCGAGGAGATCTCGCTGCCTGCCGGCGTGCTGCTGATCTCGATCCTGCGGGATAGCAAGGCTCTGATCCCCCAGGGCTCTACCGAGCTGCTGGTCGGCGATCAGATACTGGCCATACTCGAGCCCGGAAGGGAAGCGGAGCTCACCGAGCTGTTCCTGAGCGGCTGA
- a CDS encoding DUF1858 domain-containing protein codes for MAEISEITEVDGETIIGDVVERLPGGADVIEKYFGNGCFTCPGIRMESINFGATMHGVNAEEVVADLKALLNEG; via the coding sequence ATGGCGGAAATTTCGGAGATCACTGAGGTCGACGGCGAAACCATCATCGGAGACGTAGTCGAGAGGCTCCCTGGAGGCGCGGACGTAATCGAGAAATATTTCGGTAACGGTTGCTTCACCTGTCCGGGCATCCGTATGGAATCGATTAATTTCGGCGCCACTATGCATGGGGTGAACGCCGAGGAGGTCGTAGCGGATCTGAAGGCGCTGCTGAACGAAGGATAA
- a CDS encoding cbb3-type cytochrome c oxidase subunit I, translating to MSPTVIGFIKTSLLSLASGVILGVLMALQVLPKADAPQFITSAHAHVNLLGAVMMLIFGVGYHILPRFSGRPLHNESMSTVQLWLNIAGLVGMFVTLLAAAWSSSSADLMRYGVAPFGALYALGAVLFAWNMWMTISGALPAPTPVVPARKAPDKE from the coding sequence ATGAGCCCGACAGTGATCGGTTTTATCAAGACGAGCCTGCTATCGCTGGCTTCTGGAGTCATCCTTGGGGTATTGATGGCACTGCAGGTGCTGCCCAAGGCGGATGCGCCGCAATTCATCACCAGCGCCCATGCTCATGTGAACCTGCTGGGTGCTGTGATGATGCTGATCTTCGGCGTCGGTTACCATATCCTGCCCCGTTTCAGCGGACGGCCTCTCCACAACGAGAGTATGTCGACCGTTCAGCTCTGGCTGAACATAGCCGGCCTGGTGGGCATGTTTGTTACCCTGCTGGCCGCAGCCTGGTCGTCTTCATCGGCAGACCTGATGCGATATGGAGTCGCACCGTTCGGGGCACTGTATGCGCTCGGCGCCGTCCTTTTTGCCTGGAACATGTGGATGACGATTTCCGGAGCGCTGCCCGCTCCGACTCCAGTCGTGCCGGCCCGCAAGGCACCGGATAAAGAATAG
- a CDS encoding Crp/Fnr family transcriptional regulator, with protein MDGNTRKSYLKKTPIFSHLSDEELDSIIPQVVKRRLKKNTVVFHENDPAAAFYLVKSGRVKIYKTGPEGREQVLSILGDGQIFGDVPAFDGGPYPASAATMADSEIYLIRSEDFQALVRRHPEVALKIIRVLGQRLRQSMELVRDLSFKQVPHRLAGLLVKLASEYGTESEAGLLIELPLSRQELADIVGTSRETITRELKKMEREGMIVVDRRRLTITDPERLRAWAR; from the coding sequence GTGGACGGAAACACCCGAAAATCCTATCTCAAAAAGACGCCCATCTTCTCGCATCTGAGCGACGAGGAGCTGGACAGCATCATCCCCCAGGTGGTCAAACGCCGTCTGAAGAAAAACACGGTCGTCTTCCACGAGAACGACCCCGCTGCAGCCTTCTACCTGGTCAAGTCCGGACGAGTCAAGATCTACAAGACCGGCCCCGAGGGACGCGAGCAGGTTCTGTCGATCCTGGGAGATGGACAGATATTCGGCGACGTGCCGGCGTTCGACGGCGGACCATACCCGGCTTCCGCGGCGACAATGGCTGATTCAGAGATATACCTCATCCGCAGTGAGGATTTCCAGGCACTGGTGCGGCGGCACCCTGAGGTGGCCCTCAAGATCATCAGGGTTCTGGGCCAGAGGCTGCGACAGTCAATGGAGCTGGTCCGCGACCTTTCCTTCAAGCAGGTGCCGCACCGGCTGGCAGGCCTTCTGGTCAAGCTAGCCTCCGAATACGGGACCGAGTCCGAGGCCGGCCTGCTGATCGAGTTGCCGCTGTCGCGCCAGGAGCTGGCCGATATCGTCGGTACTTCACGGGAGACGATCACCCGCGAGCTCAAAAAGATGGAGCGTGAGGGGATGATCGTGGTCGACCGGCGGCGGCTGACCATAACTGACCCGGAACGCCTGCGCGCCTGGGCCAGATAG
- the tilS gene encoding tRNA lysidine(34) synthetase TilS: MQKPSSSSSGKESTGGSLVDRVGAFVREKNLITANDRVLCMVSGGADSVTMLQLLYALSGSEQPESPQGFTIGICHVNYGRRGDASNADETFVRSLGDELGIPVHVIRAPLEQRSNFQAWARDFRYLAAQNLCRWQGYTRIAVAHNKDDRVETFIYRLISYSGRRSLVVMPPRRSRVIRPLLFLTAREIRQFCKENGFDWREDDSNQSLDYARNQIRQRVLPRLEEIRPDFRERISDTLALLEDEDEVLDSVTDEAWQNAYIDHEGVSSLKASELSLMPRAIARLVIRRWLGCSGRQLRISRRLLDSIVDLCAVSSGTSIVSLADGLQVERQYDRLLLAPAGPGAGSPEQVELPVPGRASFGSYELEAVESPSWELDSGGPFQVTVCADGINRPLIVRAWLPGDRFAPLGFQGNKSIQDLFTDEKVPRGERAGVPIVTDGDDIVWVCGLRVADAYRVTNASERLVGLKVSRRKD, encoded by the coding sequence ATGCAAAAACCTTCTTCTTCATCTTCAGGCAAGGAATCGACAGGCGGATCCCTGGTGGATCGCGTCGGCGCTTTCGTCCGGGAAAAAAACCTCATCACCGCTAACGACCGCGTGCTTTGCATGGTCTCCGGCGGAGCCGATTCCGTGACGATGCTGCAGCTGCTGTACGCTCTTTCAGGTTCGGAACAGCCGGAGTCTCCACAGGGTTTCACAATAGGCATCTGCCATGTCAACTACGGCCGCCGGGGAGACGCCAGCAACGCCGACGAAACATTCGTGCGCAGCCTCGGCGACGAGCTTGGCATTCCCGTACACGTCATCCGCGCACCGCTGGAGCAGCGCTCGAATTTCCAGGCCTGGGCCCGCGATTTCCGCTATCTGGCGGCCCAGAACCTATGCCGCTGGCAGGGCTACACCCGTATCGCCGTCGCCCATAACAAGGACGACCGTGTCGAGACTTTCATCTACCGGCTGATCTCCTACTCCGGCAGGCGCTCCCTGGTAGTGATGCCGCCCCGGCGCAGCCGGGTAATCCGCCCGCTATTGTTCCTGACCGCCCGGGAGATCCGCCAGTTCTGTAAAGAAAACGGATTCGACTGGCGCGAAGATGATTCCAACCAGTCCCTCGATTACGCCCGCAACCAGATCCGTCAGCGGGTGCTGCCGCGCCTGGAAGAGATCCGCCCTGATTTCCGCGAAAGGATCAGCGATACCCTGGCGCTGCTCGAAGACGAGGACGAAGTGCTGGATTCCGTGACCGACGAAGCCTGGCAGAACGCCTATATCGATCACGAGGGCGTGAGTAGTCTCAAGGCATCCGAGCTGTCGCTGATGCCGAGAGCCATCGCCCGCCTGGTGATCCGCCGCTGGCTCGGCTGCTCCGGAAGGCAGCTTCGGATCTCTCGCCGCCTGCTGGATTCCATAGTCGACCTTTGCGCGGTCTCCAGCGGCACCAGCATCGTGTCCCTAGCCGATGGCCTGCAGGTGGAACGTCAATACGATAGACTACTCCTGGCCCCGGCCGGCCCTGGCGCCGGTTCTCCAGAACAGGTGGAGCTGCCGGTTCCCGGAAGGGCAAGCTTCGGCTCTTACGAGCTGGAAGCTGTCGAGTCTCCGTCCTGGGAGCTGGATTCTGGCGGACCGTTCCAGGTGACCGTCTGCGCAGACGGCATCAACCGGCCACTCATCGTGAGAGCGTGGCTTCCTGGCGACAGGTTTGCGCCCCTGGGGTTTCAGGGAAACAAGAGTATCCAGGACCTTTTCACGGATGAAAAAGTGCCCCGCGGCGAACGTGCGGGGGTACCTATTGTCACAGATGGTGACGACATAGTCTGGGTCTGCGGCCTGAGGGTGGCGGACGCTTACAGGGTGACAAACGCAAGTGAGCGCCTGGTGGGGCTCAAGGTCTCCAGGAGGAAAGATTGA
- the hpt gene encoding hypoxanthine phosphoribosyltransferase, which yields MTIELGETILSEKEIRARVTELAAMISADYADKEPLLVCVLKGAVFFMADLVRELTVPSELDFMAVSSYGSATDSSGVVRILKDLDANIEGRNVIIIEDIIDSGLTLSYLRKNLRSRNPASVEVCSLLTKPSRRKVDIACKYVGFEVPDKFVVGYGLDYMENYRNLRYIAVLAEEVS from the coding sequence TTGACAATAGAACTCGGCGAGACGATTCTCAGCGAAAAAGAGATCCGCGCCCGCGTAACGGAACTTGCGGCGATGATCTCAGCGGATTATGCGGACAAGGAACCTCTCCTCGTCTGTGTCCTCAAGGGCGCAGTCTTCTTCATGGCTGACCTGGTGCGGGAACTCACAGTTCCAAGCGAGCTCGACTTCATGGCCGTTTCCAGTTATGGGTCTGCCACCGACTCCTCGGGCGTCGTCAGGATCCTGAAGGATCTCGACGCCAACATCGAGGGGCGTAACGTCATCATCATCGAAGACATCATCGATTCCGGGCTGACGCTCAGTTACCTTCGCAAGAACCTGCGCTCCCGCAATCCGGCCAGCGTCGAGGTCTGCTCCCTGCTCACCAAGCCGTCGCGCCGCAAGGTAGATATTGCCTGTAAATACGTAGGTTTTGAGGTGCCGGACAAGTTTGTGGTCGGCTACGGACTCGATTACATGGAGAATTATCGCAATCTCAGGTATATAGCGGTGCTGGCCGAGGAAGTTTCTTGA
- a CDS encoding ATP-dependent metallopeptidase FtsH/Yme1/Tma family protein: MAKFLRSVAFPILIIVLLALFVQQMLVNRDTGEKEMDFQEFVQKVKNDEIKSVVIDPKDQMMSVVLVEGDRKTNVGYTEDYPLTQLLLDNEVAFTSEGTGSSMWSSLLISALPILIIVIFWLFLMNQMQGGGNKVMSFGKSRAKRMSVDQPKVTFKDVAGVDEAVEELQEIKEFLENPKKFQNLGAKIPKGVLLYGPPGTGKTLLARGVAGEAGVPFFSISGSDFVEMFVGVGASRVRDLFEQAKQNAPCIIFIDEIDAVGRHRGAGLGGGHDEREQTLNQLLVEMDGFEMKDNVIMIAATNRPDILDPALLRPGRFDRQIVVDRPDRIGREAIIKVHVRGKPLAPDISPDVLAAQTPGFTGADLANLVNEAALLAARHGKKEIGMEELEEGIMRVVAGPEKKSRILSGKEKLITAYHEVGHAIVGHLLPNADPIHKVSVISRGQALGYTISLPTEDRFLVSKSELLDRLASTLGGRAAEEIQFEEVTSGAANDLQQATGIAKQMIMKYGMSEKLGPRTFGHNHAQPFLGREFSQEPDYSDEIAQEIDEEMKKIIEDAHQRARNILLENKEKLDLITNILVERETLEKEEFEALLEGTSPEDVFREKDAKREAEKQDKPQKLPEEVIKKESTSDAVPKPKGEPPLEAPSY, from the coding sequence TTGGCCAAGTTTTTAAGAAGCGTCGCCTTCCCGATACTCATCATCGTGCTGCTCGCCCTCTTCGTGCAGCAGATGCTCGTCAACCGGGATACCGGCGAAAAAGAAATGGATTTCCAGGAATTCGTCCAGAAAGTAAAGAACGACGAGATCAAGTCCGTCGTCATCGACCCCAAGGACCAGATGATGAGCGTCGTCCTCGTCGAGGGCGACCGCAAGACCAATGTAGGCTATACCGAAGACTACCCGCTGACCCAGCTGCTGCTCGATAACGAAGTGGCGTTCACTTCCGAGGGCACCGGCTCTTCCATGTGGTCCTCGCTGCTGATCTCGGCGCTGCCGATCCTGATCATCGTCATCTTCTGGCTGTTTCTCATGAATCAGATGCAGGGCGGCGGCAACAAGGTGATGTCCTTCGGCAAGAGCCGCGCCAAGCGCATGAGCGTCGACCAGCCCAAGGTCACCTTCAAGGACGTCGCCGGTGTCGACGAGGCTGTCGAAGAACTACAGGAGATCAAGGAATTCCTGGAGAACCCAAAGAAGTTCCAGAACCTGGGTGCCAAGATCCCCAAGGGTGTTCTGCTCTACGGCCCTCCGGGAACCGGCAAGACCCTGCTGGCTCGCGGAGTCGCCGGCGAAGCCGGTGTGCCCTTCTTCTCCATCAGCGGTTCCGACTTTGTCGAGATGTTCGTCGGTGTGGGCGCCTCGCGCGTCCGTGACCTCTTCGAACAGGCCAAGCAGAATGCCCCGTGCATCATCTTCATCGATGAGATCGACGCCGTCGGCCGCCATCGCGGCGCCGGCCTGGGCGGCGGCCACGACGAGCGCGAGCAGACGCTGAACCAGCTGCTCGTCGAGATGGACGGTTTCGAGATGAAAGACAATGTCATCATGATCGCGGCCACCAACCGGCCCGACATCCTCGACCCGGCGCTGCTCAGGCCAGGCCGTTTCGACCGCCAGATCGTCGTCGACCGGCCCGACCGCATCGGCCGCGAGGCGATCATCAAGGTCCATGTCCGCGGCAAGCCGCTGGCGCCGGATATCAGCCCGGACGTTCTGGCTGCCCAGACCCCCGGCTTCACCGGAGCCGACCTGGCCAACCTGGTCAATGAGGCGGCGCTGCTGGCAGCGAGGCACGGCAAGAAAGAGATCGGCATGGAGGAGCTCGAAGAGGGCATCATGCGGGTCGTCGCCGGTCCCGAGAAAAAGAGCCGCATCCTCAGCGGCAAGGAAAAACTCATCACCGCCTATCACGAGGTGGGGCACGCGATCGTCGGGCACCTGCTGCCCAACGCCGACCCCATCCATAAGGTCTCTGTAATCAGCCGCGGCCAGGCGCTCGGATATACGATCTCCCTTCCGACCGAGGACCGATTCCTGGTTTCCAAGTCGGAGTTGCTGGATCGTCTGGCAAGCACCCTGGGTGGCCGCGCCGCAGAAGAGATCCAGTTCGAAGAAGTCACTTCCGGTGCCGCCAACGACCTGCAGCAGGCTACCGGCATCGCCAAGCAGATGATCATGAAATACGGCATGAGCGAGAAGCTGGGGCCGCGTACTTTCGGCCACAACCACGCCCAGCCGTTCCTCGGCCGCGAGTTCAGCCAGGAGCCTGACTACAGTGACGAGATCGCCCAGGAAATCGACGAAGAGATGAAGAAGATCATCGAGGACGCCCACCAGCGGGCGCGCAACATCCTGCTGGAAAATAAAGAGAAGCTCGACCTGATCACCAACATCCTCGTTGAGCGCGAGACCCTGGAGAAGGAAGAGTTCGAAGCCCTGCTCGAAGGTACTTCACCCGAAGATGTATTCCGGGAGAAGGACGCCAAGCGTGAAGCTGAAAAGCAGGACAAGCCACAGAAGCTCCCCGAAGAAGTGATAAAGAAAGAATCCACCAGCGATGCGGTTCCCAAGCCAAAGGGAGAGCCACCGCTGGAAGCGCCGTCTTACTAG
- the folE gene encoding GTP cyclohydrolase I FolE, with protein MRFPSQRESHRWKRRLTRSMDLDKINQGVRLILEGVGEDAGREGLIETPARVAAMYEDVFSGLDTDPTSVITTMPADRHQEMVLLKDISFFSMCEHHLLPFFGKAHVAYIPSEGGLITGLSKLATLVQVVARRPQLQERMTSTIADAMVDALDPLGVLVLVQAEHLCMSMRGIRSTAQTVTSAVRGIFRTNAATRAEVLAMINAKE; from the coding sequence ATGCGGTTCCCAAGCCAAAGGGAGAGCCACCGCTGGAAGCGCCGTCTTACTAGGTCCATGGACCTGGACAAGATCAATCAGGGCGTCAGACTGATCCTCGAGGGTGTCGGCGAGGACGCCGGACGCGAAGGCCTGATAGAAACGCCAGCGCGCGTGGCCGCGATGTACGAAGATGTCTTCTCGGGTCTCGATACCGATCCGACCTCAGTCATCACCACGATGCCCGCAGACCGACACCAGGAGATGGTGCTGCTCAAGGACATCTCCTTCTTCTCCATGTGTGAACATCACCTGCTGCCGTTCTTCGGCAAGGCCCATGTAGCCTATATCCCCAGCGAGGGCGGCCTCATCACCGGGCTCTCCAAACTGGCGACACTGGTTCAGGTGGTTGCCAGGCGGCCGCAGCTGCAGGAGCGCATGACCTCCACCATCGCCGACGCCATGGTCGACGCACTCGACCCCCTGGGCGTGCTGGTGCTGGTCCAGGCAGAGCATCTTTGCATGTCCATGCGGGGCATCCGCTCCACAGCCCAGACCGTGACCTCCGCCGTCCGTGGCATATTCCGCACCAACGCGGCAACCCGCGCCGAAGTATTGGCGATGATCAACGCCAAGGAGTAA
- the folP gene encoding dihydropteroate synthase → MESPSGSPAGRKSSQGSGSRPWTVMGILNVTPDSFHDGGRYLNYVLAVTRAREMAAAGAGIIDVGGESTRPGAQPVAAEEELKRVTPVIEALSADPGIPISIDTSKASVARAALEAGATMINDVTALRGDPEMATVAAAAACPICLMHMQGEPRTMQENPQYDDVVADIIQFFKERVDFAVSRGIKRENIILDPGIGFGKTLGHNLEILRRLDELGALGLPLLIGVSRKRFIGMIMNDEETGQRLPGTIAANLMAFERGASIFRVHDVAENFQALKVAAAIAG, encoded by the coding sequence ATGGAGTCTCCGTCCGGCAGTCCCGCAGGCAGGAAATCTTCTCAGGGTAGTGGCAGCAGGCCCTGGACGGTCATGGGCATCCTCAACGTCACCCCCGATTCCTTCCACGATGGTGGACGCTACCTCAACTATGTCCTGGCGGTGACGCGTGCCCGTGAGATGGCGGCCGCGGGCGCTGGCATCATCGATGTCGGCGGCGAATCCACGCGCCCCGGCGCCCAGCCCGTCGCCGCCGAAGAAGAGCTGAAGCGGGTAACGCCGGTCATCGAAGCCCTGTCCGCCGACCCGGGCATCCCCATCTCCATCGACACAAGCAAGGCCTCAGTAGCCCGGGCTGCCCTCGAAGCCGGCGCCACCATGATCAACGATGTGACCGCCCTGCGGGGAGATCCGGAGATGGCCACGGTGGCAGCCGCGGCTGCCTGCCCCATCTGCCTGATGCACATGCAGGGCGAGCCCCGGACCATGCAGGAGAATCCGCAATATGATGATGTTGTCGCTGATATAATCCAGTTCTTCAAAGAGAGGGTCGACTTCGCGGTCAGCAGGGGGATAAAACGGGAGAACATCATCCTCGACCCCGGCATCGGTTTCGGCAAGACCCTCGGGCATAATCTGGAGATACTGCGGCGGCTGGACGAGCTCGGCGCCCTGGGATTGCCGCTTCTCATCGGTGTTTCCCGAAAGCGGTTTATAGGTATGATCATGAATGATGAGGAAACCGGCCAGCGACTGCCGGGGACCATCGCCGCCAACCTGATGGCGTTCGAAAGGGGCGCCAGCATCTTCAGGGTGCACGATGTCGCCGAGAATTTTCAGGCGCTCAAAGTCGCGGCCGCGATCGCGGGTTAA
- the folB gene encoding dihydroneopterin aldolase, translated as MNNQSNNLEVNIDGLEVFAHHGLLPEEREHGQLFRFDIRMTLTECEACDSDDISTTVDYAAVIDRLVATATSKSYSLLEKLAAVLAEMVLGEFPVVDRVWVRVTKPSPPIPHSVDGVSVSLERVRGAHGSAATDPSSCGRD; from the coding sequence GTGAATAACCAGTCAAATAATCTTGAAGTCAATATCGACGGCCTCGAGGTCTTCGCCCATCATGGCCTGCTTCCCGAGGAACGGGAGCATGGTCAGCTTTTTCGTTTTGACATCCGCATGACCCTGACCGAATGCGAGGCCTGCGACAGCGACGACATCTCCACCACCGTCGACTACGCTGCGGTCATCGACCGGCTGGTGGCTACCGCCACCTCAAAGTCCTATTCCCTGCTTGAAAAACTGGCTGCGGTCCTCGCAGAAATGGTGCTGGGTGAGTTCCCCGTGGTCGACCGGGTCTGGGTCCGCGTCACCAAACCCTCACCGCCGATACCTCATTCCGTCGACGGGGTTTCGGTCTCGCTGGAGCGGGTCCGTGGCGCTCACGGCTCAGCAGCAACAGACCCTTCATCCTGTGGGAGGGACTGA
- the folK gene encoding 2-amino-4-hydroxy-6-hydroxymethyldihydropteridine diphosphokinase: MADSWLSLGCNLGDCRASLAAALSRLDAHPEVSVTRVSSVYITEPVGGIEQPTFLNIAAALETELSSHGLHAVCREIEHELGGREGRQPMGPRAIDVDILMYERLEIAEGELKLPHPRMLERAFVLVPLAEIAGDAMMPDGTTVARALAACADDHGVEKDSVSPQLDWKTGNSP; the protein is encoded by the coding sequence ATGGCCGACTCCTGGCTCTCCCTCGGCTGCAACCTCGGTGACTGCCGCGCCAGCCTGGCGGCGGCGCTCTCACGGCTGGACGCCCATCCGGAGGTGAGTGTCACCCGTGTCTCATCGGTATATATCACCGAGCCGGTCGGAGGCATCGAGCAGCCGACATTCCTCAACATCGCCGCGGCGCTGGAGACAGAACTCTCGTCGCACGGCCTTCACGCTGTCTGCCGCGAGATCGAGCATGAACTCGGCGGCCGCGAAGGCCGTCAGCCCATGGGTCCCCGCGCCATCGATGTTGACATACTTATGTACGAGCGATTAGAAATAGCGGAAGGGGAGCTGAAGCTGCCGCATCCGCGCATGCTGGAACGCGCCTTTGTACTGGTCCCCCTGGCCGAGATCGCCGGCGACGCGATGATGCCTGACGGGACAACCGTCGCCCGGGCGCTAGCAGCCTGCGCTGACGATCATGGCGTGGAAAAAGACAGTGTTTCTCCACAACTCGACTGGAAAACCGGCAACAGCCCTTAG
- the nadA gene encoding quinolinate synthase NadA: MVDYGPLQEEIRKLAKARNALIIAHNYQRAEVQDAADFTGDSLELSRMAAKTDADIILFCGVEFMAETAHILSPDKKVLLGDINAGCPMADMITSYDLRKLKEEHPGALVVAYVNTSAAVKAETDICCTSANAATVVSNIPADREIIFVPDRNLAMYVEKATGRELIKWDGYCPTHEYITPEVILKAKEKHPGALVIAHPECLPEVQDMADSLQSTSGMIRFAKESDAKSFIIATEMGLNYRLQKENPGKEFISPTKKAICPNMKLTTLQKAFDTLHEERYEIRVDEDIRLRALKAVEAMVSYT, encoded by the coding sequence ATCGTGGATTATGGCCCACTTCAGGAAGAGATCCGCAAACTGGCCAAGGCCAGGAACGCGCTGATCATTGCCCATAACTACCAGCGGGCCGAGGTCCAGGACGCCGCCGATTTCACCGGCGATTCCCTGGAGCTGTCACGCATGGCCGCGAAGACTGACGCCGACATCATCCTTTTCTGTGGCGTCGAATTCATGGCCGAGACCGCCCATATCCTCTCGCCCGATAAAAAAGTCCTGCTGGGCGACATCAACGCCGGCTGTCCCATGGCCGACATGATCACCTCCTACGATCTGAGGAAGCTGAAGGAAGAACACCCCGGCGCTCTTGTGGTCGCCTATGTGAATACCTCAGCCGCGGTCAAGGCCGAGACCGACATCTGCTGCACCAGCGCCAACGCGGCCACTGTCGTATCCAACATCCCGGCAGACCGTGAGATCATCTTCGTGCCCGACCGTAACCTGGCCATGTACGTGGAGAAAGCGACCGGCCGTGAACTGATCAAGTGGGACGGTTACTGCCCCACCCACGAATACATCACCCCCGAGGTCATCCTCAAGGCGAAGGAGAAGCATCCCGGGGCGCTGGTCATAGCCCACCCTGAGTGCCTGCCGGAAGTCCAGGATATGGCGGATTCCCTTCAGAGCACTTCGGGAATGATCCGTTTCGCAAAGGAATCTGACGCGAAGTCGTTCATCATCGCCACTGAGATGGGGCTCAACTACCGCCTGCAGAAGGAGAATCCAGGCAAGGAGTTCATCTCGCCGACGAAGAAGGCTATCTGTCCTAATATGAAGCTGACGACCCTGCAGAAGGCTTTTGACACCCTGCATGAAGAGCGGTATGAGATCAGGGTGGACGAGGACATCCGCCTCCGCGCACTCAAGGCGGTCGAGGCGATGGTCTCCTACACATAA